The following DNA comes from Streptomyces sp. NBC_01197.
GCGGCGCTCGCGCTCCAGCTCCTCGGCCTGCGGCTGCTGCCGCTCGGCCTCCTTCTGCCGCTCGGCTTCCTGCTCCCGCTCCTGGGCGCGCTGCTGCAGGATCTCCTGCGCGAGGCGGGCCTGCTCCATCGCCTCCATCAGATGTTCCTCGACGGACTGCGTCGGCGCGGCCGGGGCGGCGGGAGCGGCCGGGGCCTCGGGCTCCTCGATCTCGGGCTCTGGGGCGCGGCGCTCGAGCTCGGTCCGGGCGAGGGCGGCTTCGTCCCGCACGGTCTGGGTCTCCTCGACCCACGCCTCGCGGGTCTGCTGGACCTCCTGGTACCGGCTCGCGCGGTCGCCCATCGTCTCGGCGATGTCGCGGCTGGTCTGGGCGCGGTCGAGGGTCTCCTTGACCAGGTCGCTGGGGTCGATCTCGGCCTGCAGCGTGGGCACCTGCTGCAGCGCCATCGTCTGGGCGAGGGCCTGCTGGTGCTCGTTGTAGCCGGTCGCGGTCTGCGCCTGGTGCATGGCCTGGGTGACGCGCTCCTCGTGTTCGGCGGCCTCCTTCTCCGCCTGCTCCTGGGCGCGCAGCTCCATCTGTACGGCCTGGTCCTTGAAGTCGCGCTCGGCGGTGAACGCCTTCTGCATGTCGTCGGCGACGTACGGCGGCGCCCACTCTTCCTCGCGCTCGGCACGCTCGATCATCTGCCGCAGCGTCTCGTCGGACGCGCGGGCGATGTCGGCTTCCTTCTCGTCGACTCCCAGGGCACGGCGCGCGCGCTCCCAGTCGGCGCGGGCCTCGACCGCACCCTGCGGCGGGGCCTGCCCGATGGCCTTGGTGTTGTGGTCGTAGCCGTGGGCCTCGCGGTACCGCTCGACGCGGCCGGCGCGGCGCTCCCAGTCGGCGCGCTCCGTCGGGTCCTCGGGCACCGGGCCCAGCCGGTCGACGGCCCATGCGGGCTGCTCCTCGGCGACGCGCTGGCCCAGCCGCTCGGTGCGCTCGTCCATCTCGACAGCCCACTCCTGCAGGAAGCGGCCCAGGTCGCCGTCCAGGTCCGGGGTGCGGGCCGTGTAGGAGTCCATCGCCTCCCAGCGGGCCTCGCGCTCCTCGGCCTGGCGCCGGGCGACCTCCTGGCCCTGACCGGCGTGCAGCACCTCGACGTTCTGCGCGAACGCCTCGTTCTGCCGCATCAGGTCCTCGAAGTGCGGGTGCGCCTCGGCCTCGACCGGCTCAGGGGCATCGACCAGCTGCTCGACGTCGGCGTCCGTCATCTCCTCGGCGGCCCGCAGCGCGGCGGCCAGCTCCGCCTCCTGGCGCTCGACCGTCTCCGGGTCGGTGCCAGCGTGCAGCGTCTCGACCCCGGCCTGGGTCGCGAGGGTCTGCTTCATCAGCTCGGCGTGCGGGTCGCTCTGCTGCGCGGCCTCGGCCGCCCGCTGCAGCGCCTCCGGGTCGACCGGCGCCTGCCCGGCCTCGACCGCGTCCTCGACCTTGCGCTCCTGCTCGGCGAGGGCGGCACGCTGCTCGGCCTCCTCGGCGCGGACCTGGTCGCGCTCGACCAGGTTGTACGCCTTGTTCAGCCGGTCGTGCAGCACCTTGGCGACGTCGTCGGCGGTCTCCAGCTCACGGGAGCGGGCGGTGCGCACCAGCAGGTCCTCGGCATCGAATCCCTGATCCTCGACGTGCCGGGCCAGCCGCAGCAGGGAGCCGAACGCCTCGCTGCTCGCGCACCGCTCGTAGTCCTCCGTGCCGATGGCCTGCAGCAGGGCGGTGCCGAAGCGCTTCTCGGCGTCCTGCTCCTTGACGCCCGACCACACCGGCTCCAGCACGGCCAGGTGCTCGCGGTGCTCCAGCTCGGCCTTGATCGTCTTCGTCGCGGTCAGCTCCAGCCCGCTGCGCTGCAGCGTGGAGTCCAGCACGGCGAGGTGGTGGGGGATCTCCTCCGCCTTGAGCCCGTCGCCGTCCCGGTGGGTGATGACGTACCCGAAGTTCTCGACCTCGCCGCGGGTGAGCATGACGTACAGCGCCTCGCGGTTGGTCGAGTTGGGATCGACCAGGGAGTGGCAGACCCCGACCGTGCGGCCCTGCGCGCCGTGGACAGTCGCGGCGTAGGCCAGCTCGACGTGCTCCTTCACGTACCCGGCCGGGAGGTGCATCTGGGAGCCGTCCTCCAGCTTCACCATCAGCGCCCCGTTGTCGCTGATCCCGGTGACCTCGGCCACCGTGCGGTTCACCGCGAAGCTGCCGCTCTCGGCCGTGATCCTGCGATTGTTGCGGCGCAGCTGGATCAGGTCGCCGACACCGGCCTTGGTCTCGATGCCGTGCTCCTCGCGGCCGGTGCGCAGCACCACGCCATCCTCGGAGACCTTGCCCGCGCGCACCAGGTCGGCGCGCACCCGGGCGGACAGCTCGGCCACCTGGGCGTTGTCCTGGGCGATGAGCAGCGGGTTACGGCCGTCGAGGTGGTCGGTCAGCCATGCCTGGTAGGCGCGCTCGGTCATCTCCTCGGCGGACCCGCCACGCCACCGGCCGTGCAGCTCGTACGCGGCCAGCGCCTCGCTGTCGCCCTCGCGCAGCTGGAGCGAGGCGTCGGCCTCCCACTGCCGCACGACCTTCTCGCCGGTGACCGGGTCGGTGTCGCGGAAGCGGCGGACCTCGTCCAGGACGTGCACGCCGGGGGCGTCCTCGACCCACTGGGCGAAGATGCCGCCCGCGCCCACGGCCGTGAGCTGGTGGTGGTCACCGGCCGGGACGCACTTCGCGCCGGCGGCCTCGATGAGCGCCCGGACCTGGTCCATGTCGCTGTTGTCGGTCATACCGGCCTCGTCGACGATCACCAGGGCGCCCGCCGGGATGCGGTACTTCTCGGCGCCTGCGATCGGGCGGCCCTCGGCGATCGACCGGTTGGCAATCAGCATCATCTCGATGTTGGCGACGTTCTCCACGCCCTCGTCGCGCAGCACCTCGGCGGCGCGCTGGCCGCTGGCCAGACCGATGACCTTGCGGCCCTCGTGCGCCTCCCACACCTCGGTCAGCGCGGCGAGCGTGTAGCTCTTGCCCGCGCCGGCCGGGCCGACCAGCAGGTCGATCTTGCGGCCGGAGGTGGCGGCGGCCCGGACGAAGTCGGCCTGGCGGCCCTTGAGCCCGCGGCGCTGGATGACTTCCTCGACCAGCTCGCTGGGCACGGTCGGCGCAGCGCGCTTGCCCGCGAACTCGGCCAGTCGGCCCTCGGTGCGCAGGGCCTCCTCGGTGGCGTACCGGTCGAAGGTGTCGGGGTTCGGCTCGTACTTGAAGGTCCCGTCGGTGCGCTGCAGCTCGGCGGGGACCTCGACCAGGGCGGGCGCCTTGGTGAGCACCACGCCGTTGTCGGCGGTTGGGGAGAGCGCGTCGTCGGCCAGCTGGTTGAGCAGGTCGCGGACCTGCTGGCGCTCCAGCCCGCCCAGCGTGTCGGGGAGCTGCCGGTTCAGCTCGACCAGCAGGTCAGGGCGCGTCCAGGTGGGCTTCGCCTCCTGCACCGCGGCGATGGCGCGGCGCTGGATGACCTCGGGGTCGAACTCCTTGGCCGGGCGGTGCAGATCGTGAATCGCGGACTGCTCGGCGATCCGCTCGGGCACGTCGGCCAGCGACTCGCGGAAGCGGGCCTTGCTCGACTCCTCCCAGCGCTGGAGCAGGGATTCCCTGGTCACGGCGTCGTGCTTCTTGGCCGCGCGCTGACGGAGGCTGACGTCCTCGCTGATCCGGGCCAGCGTGTAGGCGGAGGGGGCGACGCCGTACTTCTCCTCGAACGCCTTGGCGACCTCGGCAACCTCGGCGGTGATGGCGGTACGCCGGCTGCTGAAGTTGTCCCGCAGGTCCTGGTCCACGCCGACGAACTCGCGCGCCTTGCCGTCCGGGCGCATCTGCACCCGCCAGCCCAGCACCCGCTCCGCTTCCTGCTCGGCTACACGCTCGGCGATGTGCCCGGCGGCCTGCTTGTGCCGGAACAGGCCCGTGCCGTCCAGCGCCCGCCACACCTCGCGCTCCTCGCCGGTGACCGGGTCGACATCCACGCACCGGACCTTGTTCAGGACGGCCGCGTGAACGTGGAGCTGGGGGTCGTCCTGCCTGCTCGTGTGCTGCGCGAACGCGGCCACGATGAACTTGTCGGCCTTGACGTACTCGCCGCTGGTGCGGCCGTCCTTGCTCGCCCCGTGGTGGCCCTTGCGGGTGTACCCGGCCTCGTCCTGCATGTGCTCCAGACCGGCCTGCACGCCCGCCTTCCAGCAGTCCCACAGCTGGTCGGCCTGGCGGCTGAACTTCTCGGCTGTCTCCAGGTCGCCGGCCTCGCGGGCCTCGGCGGCCTTGACCTGCAGCGCGGCGTGCGCCACCGACCACGACTTCGGAGCCGAGAACGTCAGGTCGTAGTACAGCTTCGCGCTGGGGGCTTCCTTGCGGGTGCTGATCTCGATGGCCTTGAGCTGCTCGGGGCTCAGCACCCCGCCGGGGGTACGGGCCTCGGCCGCGGCGAGGTTCTTCTCCAAGCGCTTCTCGTACGCCTTCTCGTAGTTGCGCGGCGCGTCGCCGAGACGGCACTCCTTGCGGATCTTCTTCTCCGCCTGGGCGTACTCCTCGCTGCCCTCGGGGTGCGGGATCGACGCCAGCCGGGCGTACATCTCGTCCCGCTTCCGGGGGTCGATGAAGTCGCTGAACAGGTCCTCGAAGACCTCGTTGGTGACCTCGCCGGACAGGCCCAGGTCCGCGATGCCGTCACCGGTCCAGTAGCCGGGCGGCTCCCCCTGCAGCTCGATCGAACGCAGGTAGTAATGCTCGGCACCGGCACCGACCGTCTTGGTCAGGTAGCCGGGATCTGAGCCTGCACTGATCGACAACATCGAGACACAGAGTAGGCGGTTTTCAAGATCAACAACAGCCATCGGATCGTGATGCATAGGTGTGGGGGTTGATGTAGTGAGCAGGGGAATTACGGTGTGTTAGGTGGTCCGGATGATCAAGGGAAGAAAAGAGGTCCTGTGTCCGGGGTCCGAGGAAGATCAAAAAGGGTCGCTACGGCGGCGGGAGAGAGGCAGACCTGCGGCCTTTCGGGTCGCATTCGGCCTGCATGGGCGGGCCTCGGCCCTCGCGGTGTAGGCAGACCTGCGGCCTTTCGGGTCGCATTCGGCCTGCATGGGCGGGCCTCGGCCCTCGCGGTGTCGCGCACGGTCTGTACCGAAACGTTCCAGTCGGCGGGCACGGCCCGCACCGGCTCCGGCGCTCGCGCTGCGGAAGCGCCCACCGGGTCGTCGTCGCGCCAAACAGGAAGGCGGCACTGGCCACCCTCCGCGCCCGTGCGCTACGGTCGGCGGCGACGACTTCGACCCCCGCCGGGCTTCCCGGCGGGGGTCGACTGTTACCGAGTGCCGGGGGGCCGGTAACGCTGCGCCCCACCCCGCCCGGCGTGCTCGGCGGGCGGGGCCTCCCCGTGAGCCGCTCGACGCTGCGTGACCGAACCGGTGGGGCAGTGCCCCACCCCCGCCGCGCGCGGACGCGGCCGGCCGGGGCTCCGCTGGGGCAGAACAGGGCGGCCGTGCCCCACGCCCCGGGGAAACGACGTGGGGCACGGAAGGTGGGGACGGGAGCCGGGTCACGGCGGCTCCCCGGAGGACGTGGTGGGGACGCGCTCCGGCACGTGGTCCCGCGCGAGGCGTCCGGAGCGGGGACCGTTCCCCGCCCGCCGGCACCGCGGCGGAGTCGTTCCGGTGGGGATGCCCCGGGTGCCGACGCCTTCCCACGCGCCGCGCGCGATGTGCCCCGGGGACGGGCATGGGGCCACTTTCCCCGCCCGTGAACGCGGACCGGCCCCGGACCTGTCGGTCCGGGGCCGGTCTCGCTGGGCCGGTCTAGAAGAGCGCGTCCTGGTGAGCGCCGGAAGGGTTGCCGGCGGCCAGCGCGGCGGTGATGGCCGCGTCCAGGTCCTCCGGCCGGGCGGCGGCGATGGCGGCCTGGACCGCTCGCGCCCTACCCACCGCGCCGCGCACATCGGCCAGCGCATGGCCCGCCAACCTGCGACGACTCGCGGCGTCGCGGTTGTTGTCGCCCCTCGTCCCGGCCAGCCAGTGCGCCGGGTTCTGGCACGGCGGCTCATCGCAGGTGTGCCTGACCACCAACCCGGGGGGCAAGGAGTCGGGCCCGTTGGCGAGGCGGTAGCCGAACAGGTGGGCGGGCACGGTGCCGCGCCGGGTCCGGCCCGGGAGGGACACCGCGCGGAACGTGCCGTGCGCCGTGTCAGTCAGCCCGCCGGTCCACCACCAGCACTCGTCCGGGCCGCGCCGCAGGACGTGGGCGCGGTACCGGGCGACGGTTTCCCCATCGGCCAGCAGCACCGCCCAGGGCACTTTTTCCCCGGCTGCGGTGGGGTCCGGCCCCGCCTCCGCTTCCCCACTGCCCGGGGCGAGGCGGCCGGGAACGACCGCGTCTTCCCCACCTGCAGGGCGGGGAACGTCGGCGCCGGAACCGGGGCCGGTTTCCCCGGCCGGGGGCCTCACCCATGCCCCCGTGGGGACGGACCGGCGTTCGGAGGCAGGGGACCGTGCCCCGCCCCACCGTGGGGACGCTGAGGTTCGAGCCCCACCCCGTCGTCGCTTTCCGTGAACACCGTGAGGGCGCCCTCGGGGTCCGGGGCGGAGCCGACACCGGGGAGCCGCCCCCACGGCGGGGACCCGGGGACGCGCACCGTGCCCCGCGCGCACTCGCGGCCCGGGGCACCGGTGGCCGGCGCGGGCTGCTCCTCGTCGACCAGGTCGTCGTCCTCGTCGTGTCCGTCCTGGGCGGCCAGCTCGACGGTCGCCTCGACGTCGACCTCGCCGGTGCCGTGGTGGATGAGCACCGCACCCGTCTCGTCGGTCTCGGTGTAGGGCGGCAGGGCGTCGTCGTCGTCCGGGTCGCCGGTGCCGTAGGTGCGCCGGGTGCAGTCGGGGGCCGTGCAGCGCCAGACCTCCTCGCCCTCGACCTCGATCCGCTCCGTAGCGGTCGAGCAGTCCGGGCACCGTGGCGTGAGGTACATCACACACCCGCCGAAGGGGGGAGGGCGTGCTGCTGCAGGAAGGCGCCAGCGTTGGCGGCGGCCTCCTCCTTGGTGTCGTACGTGATGTCCTCGCCAGCCTCGCCCGGGGTGCCGTCGGCTCCCTGGCCGATCCACCACCACCCGCCCTCGCTGCCGTGCCACGACAGGTTGGCGGTGCCGCCGAACGCCTCGATCGTGGTCCGGGCTTCCTGGCCGGCCGGGGGCGCGGACATGGCGCTGACGGCGTGCGGCCACTTCTTGCGGGCGCCCTGGCGGGTGATGGCCCAGGCGTCGCCCAACTGCGGGTAGCCCGCCCCCCGGGTCCCGGCGGCGGCCACGGTGCGGTCGGCCAGCTGCCCGGCGACCGTGCGGATCTCGCGCAGCGCCCGGAGCCGGGCGAGGTGCCAGTCGCCGGCGTCGCGGACGACCAGGTGCGCGTCGTCGGGGGCGGCGGCCGGGAGGTCCCGGACGCGGGTGGAGAGCTGGTCGGCCAGTTCGTCGGCGAGGGTGTCGAGCCGGGCGCGGACCTTCGCGGTGCGCTCGGGGTCCGGCTCGGCCCACGCCGGGTCGCGCAGCTGCGCGACGTCGGCGGCGAACGCGTCGGTGTAGAAGTCACTTCCCATGCTGACAACTTAGTTACCCGAACCCGCTCACGACAACTGAGTTACCCAAATCGGTTCGGATCGGCACCCTGGCCACAGCCTGCCGTGAGTCACCCAAATTTGGGTGACCGGCCGAAGGGCTTGTTATCAGCACGGCGGGGGGCGGGATCCCGTTTCCCGTTTCCACCTGCGGCGGTGCAGCTGTACGCGGGGTGGGGCGGGCAGATATGACAAGGGACGTCAAAGCACGGGGGCGAGGTGGTGGGGGTGAACGCGGTGTGGCCGCTGAGCCGGTCTCCTGTCGGCACGCGGCGGGCCTGGCGCAAGCGCGAGGAACTGCAGCGGTGGCTCAACGGGAAACAGGGGCCGGAGTGGTGGGAGATCGTGCCCGCGCTCGCGGCGGTCCTCGCCGTGATCGGGTCACCCCTGGCCGGTCTCGGCTGGCTTTGGTCCCGGGTCGGCTGGTGGGCGGCGCTGCTCGCAGCGGCGGCCCTCGCGTACGGGGTCCGGGCCGCGGTGCGCCAGCGGCGGGCCGTGCTGGCGCGGCGCCGGCGGCGGGCGAGGTGCTACTCCCTGCCTGAGATCGACGGCGCGGACGACCGGAGGTTCCGGGCGATCATCGGGCGGCTGCTGCTGCGCGACGGCTGGACGCAGGTCCGCGGGGTGCGCATCAGCCGGGAGGTGGTGCACCTGGTCGGCAACGGACCCAACGGGCGCCAGCTCGGCGTGGCCTTCGAGCGGGGCGCCGACCGTGCCGGGCAGGGGAACGGGGGACGTGCGGCACTGCGCCCGGTGGGCGGTGCCCCGCAGCTGCCGACTGCTACCGCCCCGGGCGCCCGGCCGCTGTTCCTCGTGGTCAGCTCCGGAACGTTCGCCCGTGAGCGGGTGGTGTGGGCGGCCCGGCACGGCGTGCGGCTCGTCGACCGGGCCCTGCTCCAGCGGTGGGCGGCCGGCGAGGACCTGGCGGTGCTCCTCGACCTCGACCTGGACCACGTCCAGCCGGACGCGTCGTAGCGGGACGGACACGACGAAGGGCCCGGGAGTTCTCTCCCGGGCCCTTGCTGTCGAGGTCCTGCGGTCAGCTGCTGTGCCGGGGGAGGCCCTGCTCGGCCAGCTGCTCCACGGCGGTGACCCGGGCGGCGTCCCACCCGGGCTGGGCGGGGAGTCCGGAGAGCATCCCGCGCAGCTTCTTGGCCTCGATCACGGTGACGCCGTGCAGCTCGGTGCGCCCGCGTGTGGCGGGGACCTTGGCGCCGTGCACGGCGAGGATCGGGCGGACCGGCACCCCCAGGATCCTCGCGGCCTGCTGTGCCTCCCACACCACGGTCTTCAGCGCCTTGGTCTGGTCGTAGCGGCCGTAGCGCAGCAGCCCGCCGTTGATGGTGATGCGGGACTTCTTCGACCGCCAGTTCTTGCTGTCGACCAGGACCACGCCGAACAACCCGGCGACCAGGTGGTCGAGGTTGGCCTTCGACCCGGGGATGGCCCGGTCGTGCAGCACGGCGTAGCCGCGGCGGGCGAGGGGTGCGAGCAGCCGGGCGGTGGCCTCCTCGCCGTTCGCGCCGGACGTCCAACTGTTGTGCTGGCGGCGGTAGGTCTGGCGGATGCCGTATGCGAGGACGGCGGCGGCGACCAGGGCGCCGAGCTGCCACACGGTCACGGTGCCGGCGGCCCAGCCGATGACGGCGGCGGCTGCGGCGGTCAGGGGCAGTGCCCACTTCGCGCGGTGGTGCTGGGCGGCGCGCTCGGCCGCGCGCTGTAACTCGCCTTGGCGGCGGGCGCTTGCCCCGGCTCCGCCGCGGCGACCTGGTGTGGTCGTCATGTTGTCCCCTCCTGCTGGTCGTGGTCGTCGGTGACGAGAGTGGTCTGCAGGTGGCCGCGGAACTCCAGCCGGTTCATGAGCAGGGCGTGCGCCTCCTCGCGGCTGATCTGCAGGTTGAAGTCGTCCTCGGCCCGGCGGGTGACGTCGGCCGCGCTAATGAGCATGATCCGGGGAGCGCGCCAGTCGGTGACCTGGCGGTTCAAGCTCTCCCGGACCGACATGCTGATGGCCCAGTCGGTCGCATTGACCAGCTGCAGCCTGCGGTGCTCAGCGGCGACCCGTTGGTCCCGCTCGGCCCAGTGCCGGCGGACGCGGCGGTGGATCCACGGACTGACCAGCGAGAGCAGGAGTGCCGTACCGAGCAGGACGTAGGGGACCATCGTCACTTGCCCCCGGCGGCGGCCGTGAGGCGCTTGACCTCGGCCTGAGCGAGCGTGAGCTGCGTCTGCACCTCGCGCTTCTCGTCCTTCGTGTCGTTCACGGTCGTGTGGAGCGTGTCGACCTGGTCCGCCAGTTCGCGCTGCCGCTCGACGGCCCGGCCCAGCTCGGCCGCGTGCGCCTTCTCCTGCTCGGTACGGCGCTCCTTCTCTGCGGTGACACGGGTCTCGGCGTCCCGGTCGGCCTGCTCGGCGCGGGCCGTCGCGGCACGGACCGCTTCCTCGGCGACGGTGACCTTGTCCTGCGCAGCCTTGACCGCCTTCTCCGCCTCGGCCCTGGCCGTTTCGGCGGCGGCCTTCTCGTCCTTGACGGCCTGTTCCATCTCCCGGACCTGACGGTCGGACTCGACCTTGGCCTTCCCCGCCGCGTCCTCGACGGCCTTGACCTCCTTGGCGGCGGTGTCCTTGGCGTCGGCGACCTTCCGGTCCGCCTCGTCCTGCAGGTCGATGACCCGCTGCTCCGCGTCGTCCGTCGCCTTCTTGATGGCCTGGTCGGCTTCGGCCTGCAGGCGCTGGATGCGCTCCTCCGCCTCCGCCCGCGCCTTCTCCAGGTTCTCCTCGAACCGGGTCGTCCCCTCCTCCAGCAGGGTGATGGCGCGCTCGGCGGCCTCCTGCGCCTCCTCGGTCTCGGCGCGGGCGAGGTCGCGCTGGCGCATGGCCGCGTCCCGCTCGGTGTTCGCGGTGGTCGTCTTCTTTCGCCACTCGGCGACCTGGGAGTCCGCGGTCGCGGCGACGGCGGCGACCTCGGCCTCGGCGGCTTCCGGGTCAGTGACGGTCTGGAGCAGGTCGACGTACCGGGCCAGCTCGGTTCGCAGCTCGTCGACCTTCTGCAGCACGGTGCCCTGCACGATGCCGGCGGTCCGGGCAGCGTCGGTGACGACGCGGTCGGACGGCTCCTCGGCGGGCTTGGTGCCGCCGCTCTTCCCGCGCTTGGCCCGGAAGGAACTCATCGCGTTGTGCTCGGGGTCGGAGCAGTATTTCGGCGCCCGGCCCGGTGCCGTGGGGTCCTTGGGGACCGGCGGGACCGTGCACCCGGGGAACGCGCACTGCGACGCTTCCTCGGTGCGGGCCTCGTCGGTCTGCTCGGTCTGCTGCTCGCTCATCTGCAAGAACTCCTACTTCGCGGTGGGTTGCGCAGGACTCCAGTCTAATGTATTGCATTGCATTCCGTCAATGCATTGCATTGCCTGCGATGCAATGAAACGCAATGCTTTAGGGAGTGTCGGCATGATCGCGGCCGTCTGGGTGCCGGTCGCGGCGACCGCTGGCGGTGTGTCACGGCTTGCCGTGCTCAGTGGGCGTCGTACGGGGGCTTGGGCTCGTCTCACCGGGCGTCGCGGCCGGGCTGGTGGTCCTCGACCTCCTGGCGGTGGCCCTCGTCGACCGGCCCCGGGTCCGGCCGGCAGTCGGCGGCCGGCGTCTCGCCACCGGCTCCCCTTTTTCCGTAGCTGGCTGTCTTTCCCAGCTCGAAGCACCCGCAGCCGCGCGCGCGGCTGGCCACGGAGGATCACGGGCCCTGGGCGCTGCTCATCCGGCCTGCGCCATGGCTCGGGCCGGAGCGGGGTGCTCCCTCGTCGGTTGGGCGCGCGTAGCGCTGCCGCGGTTCTCGGGGTGCCGGAAAGGATCGCGCTCGCGCGACCGCGCAGCGGCGCCGTAGGCGTCCTTGGAGCGCTCCCCGGGGTTCGTGGCACCCTCTGGGGCCCAATCGACGAGGGAGTGCACCGCGACCCACCTTCACCCCGACCCCCCACCGACTGGCAGGCGGCGACGCTCCCCCCGCCCCCTCGGAGAGCGGGCCCGCCGGAGGCATCGGTCTGCCCGGCGGAGTCCTCGCGCGTGCACGCGTAGAGGCCGCTCAAAACGCTCAGAACTCCGCCGGGCAGACCGATGGGGCGAGACCGGCTGGTCCCGCCCCATCCTCGTTCTGTGGCGCGGCTACTCGGCGGCCGGCGGCGTGCCGACGGCGATGCGGGCGCCGACCAGCTGCCCGGTCTGGGCGGCGGCGCGCAGTGCCTTCGTGGCGGCCTTGTCGTCGTGGCGCAGCTCGTCGAGCCCGACGGTGCCGACGTAGAGCACGGCCCACCCGTAGCGGGCGGCCAGCTGCAGCCAGCCGTCCGGCAACTCGACCGACCCGGTGAAGAACTGCCTGCCGTCGGGGTCGAGGATCAGCAGCCCGTCCTCGCCGGCCGGGCCGTGACCGAGCAGCAGCACGCCGATCCACTCGGCGACCTGTGGCGGGGCCTGGCGCAGCCGGGTGACCAACTGAAAGCCCTGGGCGAGCAGGTGGCTGGCGACCACGTTGGTCAGCTCGCCGGTGGGGTTGTCCGGCCCCGGGGATCAATCGAACCGTGGTTGGCGCTGAGATTGATCATGGCCATTTAGCACAACTTCGGGATGCGGGTTCAGGTTTCTCCGAAAGCCCAGTGGGCCCGGATGATGGGTAGTTACCGTCCGCCGCGTGCCGGTGGAATTTCTGAGCGATGAGCAGGCCGAGGCGTACGGACGATTCGTGGAGGAGCCGACGCGGCCGGAGTTGGAGCGGTTCTTCTTCCTGGACGACGTGGACCGGGACCTGATCGCGTTGCGCCGCACGACGGCGCACCAGCTGGGGTTCGCGGTGCAGATGTGCACCGTCCGGTACGTCGGCCGGTTCCTGGTGGACGACCCGCTGGACGTGCCGTGGTCGGTCGTCGAGCATCTGACCGCGC
Coding sequences within:
- the mobF gene encoding MobF family relaxase, encoding MLSISAGSDPGYLTKTVGAGAEHYYLRSIELQGEPPGYWTGDGIADLGLSGEVTNEVFEDLFSDFIDPRKRDEMYARLASIPHPEGSEEYAQAEKKIRKECRLGDAPRNYEKAYEKRLEKNLAAAEARTPGGVLSPEQLKAIEISTRKEAPSAKLYYDLTFSAPKSWSVAHAALQVKAAEAREAGDLETAEKFSRQADQLWDCWKAGVQAGLEHMQDEAGYTRKGHHGASKDGRTSGEYVKADKFIVAAFAQHTSRQDDPQLHVHAAVLNKVRCVDVDPVTGEEREVWRALDGTGLFRHKQAAGHIAERVAEQEAERVLGWRVQMRPDGKAREFVGVDQDLRDNFSSRRTAITAEVAEVAKAFEEKYGVAPSAYTLARISEDVSLRQRAAKKHDAVTRESLLQRWEESSKARFRESLADVPERIAEQSAIHDLHRPAKEFDPEVIQRRAIAAVQEAKPTWTRPDLLVELNRQLPDTLGGLERQQVRDLLNQLADDALSPTADNGVVLTKAPALVEVPAELQRTDGTFKYEPNPDTFDRYATEEALRTEGRLAEFAGKRAAPTVPSELVEEVIQRRGLKGRQADFVRAAATSGRKIDLLVGPAGAGKSYTLAALTEVWEAHEGRKVIGLASGQRAAEVLRDEGVENVANIEMMLIANRSIAEGRPIAGAEKYRIPAGALVIVDEAGMTDNSDMDQVRALIEAAGAKCVPAGDHHQLTAVGAGGIFAQWVEDAPGVHVLDEVRRFRDTDPVTGEKVVRQWEADASLQLREGDSEALAAYELHGRWRGGSAEEMTERAYQAWLTDHLDGRNPLLIAQDNAQVAELSARVRADLVRAGKVSEDGVVLRTGREEHGIETKAGVGDLIQLRRNNRRITAESGSFAVNRTVAEVTGISDNGALMVKLEDGSQMHLPAGYVKEHVELAYAATVHGAQGRTVGVCHSLVDPNSTNREALYVMLTRGEVENFGYVITHRDGDGLKAEEIPHHLAVLDSTLQRSGLELTATKTIKAELEHREHLAVLEPVWSGVKEQDAEKRFGTALLQAIGTEDYERCASSEAFGSLLRLARHVEDQGFDAEDLLVRTARSRELETADDVAKVLHDRLNKAYNLVERDQVRAEEAEQRAALAEQERKVEDAVEAGQAPVDPEALQRAAEAAQQSDPHAELMKQTLATQAGVETLHAGTDPETVERQEAELAAALRAAEEMTDADVEQLVDAPEPVEAEAHPHFEDLMRQNEAFAQNVEVLHAGQGQEVARRQAEEREARWEAMDSYTARTPDLDGDLGRFLQEWAVEMDERTERLGQRVAEEQPAWAVDRLGPVPEDPTERADWERRAGRVERYREAHGYDHNTKAIGQAPPQGAVEARADWERARRALGVDEKEADIARASDETLRQMIERAEREEEWAPPYVADDMQKAFTAERDFKDQAVQMELRAQEQAEKEAAEHEERVTQAMHQAQTATGYNEHQQALAQTMALQQVPTLQAEIDPSDLVKETLDRAQTSRDIAETMGDRASRYQEVQQTREAWVEETQTVRDEAALARTELERRAPEPEIEEPEAPAAPAAPAAPTQSVEEHLMEAMEQARLAQEILQQRAQEREQEAERQKEAERQQPQAEELERERRDTGFGGYGTDYERLGQELAQAERDATPEPAAPEPEPVAVPAPEPPAPPTPEIDLDVDM
- a CDS encoding HNH endonuclease is translated as MLLADGETVARYRAHVLRRGPDECWWWTGGLTDTAHGTFRAVSLPGRTRRGTVPAHLFGYRLANGPDSLPPGLVVRHTCDEPPCQNPAHWLAGTRGDNNRDAASRRRLAGHALADVRGAVGRARAVQAAIAAARPEDLDAAITAALAAGNPSGAHQDALF
- a CDS encoding nuclease-related domain-containing protein, translated to MTTTPGRRGGAGASARRQGELQRAAERAAQHHRAKWALPLTAAAAAVIGWAAGTVTVWQLGALVAAAVLAYGIRQTYRRQHNSWTSGANGEEATARLLAPLARRGYAVLHDRAIPGSKANLDHLVAGLFGVVLVDSKNWRSKKSRITINGGLLRYGRYDQTKALKTVVWEAQQAARILGVPVRPILAVHGAKVPATRGRTELHGVTVIEAKKLRGMLSGLPAQPGWDAARVTAVEQLAEQGLPRHSS